From Weissella diestrammenae, a single genomic window includes:
- a CDS encoding adenylate kinase — MSLNIMLLGLPGVGKGTQAEMIVETYALPHISTGDMFRAAMANETELGLKAKAFMDAGNLVPDEVTNGIVAERLAEADTKEGFILDGFPRNLDQATALDAMLSAQGRKLDGVLYFTADEAVLVERMMARGRADDTPEVIKNRLAVNGELTAPIADFYQKQGILHEIDGARELEVIFADVKELLDNLKNA; from the coding sequence ATGAGTTTAAATATCATGTTGTTGGGCTTACCAGGTGTTGGTAAAGGTACCCAAGCAGAGATGATTGTTGAAACTTACGCTTTGCCACATATCAGTACGGGCGATATGTTCCGTGCTGCAATGGCAAACGAAACTGAATTAGGACTAAAGGCCAAAGCGTTTATGGACGCTGGTAATTTGGTGCCTGATGAAGTTACAAACGGTATTGTTGCTGAACGCTTAGCTGAAGCCGATACAAAAGAGGGATTCATTCTTGATGGATTTCCTCGTAACTTAGACCAAGCAACTGCTTTAGATGCGATGTTGTCAGCACAAGGTCGCAAGCTAGATGGTGTTCTATATTTCACAGCTGATGAAGCTGTGTTGGTAGAACGCATGATGGCACGTGGTCGAGCAGATGACACACCTGAAGTTATCAAAAATCGTTTGGCAGTTAATGGTGAATTAACGGCACCGATTGCTGATTTCTATCAAAAGCAAGGTATCTTGCATGAAATCGACGGCGCACGTGAACTTGAAGTCATTTTTGCCGACGTAAAAGAGTTGCTTGATAATTTGAAGAACGCATAA
- the secY gene encoding preprotein translocase subunit SecY, whose amino-acid sequence MLQTVLNSLKEKDIRKKLFFTLGILIVYRIGAYITVPGINPKALTEVANSGLGSILNMFSGGGLTNYSLFAMGVSPYVTAQIVVQLLQMDIVPRFVEWSKQGEVGRRHLNQVTRYLTIVLAFVQSIGITAGFNQLSQVKLVQTPNWQTYLLIGFILTSGTMFAVWLGEMITERGLGQGVSMLIFAGIIARVPAGIYRLVNENVFQNSNPTKGLALVLGLMLIMILAISFVTWFNQAIRKIPMQYTRRSAGSGSSSYLPLKINVAGVIPVIFASSLLVTPQTVLQAFSTKFADASWYTTLTSWLSMQTLQGGILYTLLIVLFTFFYAFVQVNPEKVAENLQKQGSYIVGVWPGPATEKWMRQLLMRLSVVGALFLGLIALAPILATHVFGLDSNLGMSGTSLLIVIGVAIDLIRQLEGLMMKKAYVGFIHEGAK is encoded by the coding sequence ATGCTACAAACCGTGCTCAATTCACTTAAAGAAAAGGATATCCGTAAAAAGTTATTCTTCACTCTGGGGATTTTGATTGTATACCGTATTGGTGCGTACATTACTGTACCGGGAATTAACCCGAAAGCACTAACTGAGGTTGCGAATTCTGGGCTCGGCAGCATTTTAAATATGTTCAGTGGCGGCGGGTTAACGAATTACTCATTGTTTGCAATGGGTGTTTCACCATACGTCACTGCTCAAATCGTGGTGCAATTGTTACAAATGGACATTGTTCCACGATTTGTCGAATGGTCAAAACAAGGTGAAGTTGGTCGTCGTCATTTAAACCAAGTTACTCGGTATTTGACTATTGTCCTAGCATTTGTGCAATCAATTGGTATTACAGCTGGGTTTAACCAGCTTAGTCAAGTTAAGTTAGTACAAACGCCGAATTGGCAAACATACCTGTTGATTGGATTTATCCTTACATCAGGAACAATGTTTGCGGTCTGGCTTGGTGAGATGATCACTGAGCGCGGATTGGGGCAAGGTGTTTCGATGCTGATTTTTGCGGGAATCATTGCGCGTGTACCGGCCGGTATCTATCGACTGGTTAACGAAAATGTATTCCAAAATTCTAATCCAACAAAAGGTCTCGCTTTAGTGTTAGGCTTGATGTTGATTATGATTTTGGCTATCTCATTTGTGACTTGGTTTAACCAAGCCATTCGTAAAATCCCAATGCAATATACACGACGTTCTGCCGGTTCTGGTAGTTCATCGTATTTGCCGTTAAAGATTAACGTTGCGGGTGTTATCCCTGTTATCTTTGCGTCATCATTATTGGTCACACCACAAACCGTGTTGCAAGCATTTTCAACTAAGTTTGCGGATGCAAGTTGGTATACGACATTGACGAGTTGGTTGTCAATGCAAACCTTACAAGGTGGTATATTATATACACTTCTGATTGTATTGTTCACATTCTTTTACGCTTTTGTGCAGGTTAATCCTGAAAAAGTGGCAGAGAATCTACAAAAACAGGGAAGTTATATTGTTGGCGTTTGGCCAGGACCTGCGACTGAAAAGTGGATGCGTCAATTGTTGATGCGTCTCTCAGTAGTTGGGGCACTTTTCCTTGGGTTGATCGCTTTGGCACCTATCCTTGCCACACACGTGTTTGGTTTGGATAGTAATCTTGGTATGTCTGGTACATCATTACTGATCGTGATTGGTGTCGCAATCGATTTGATTCGACAACTTGAAGGTTTGATGATGAAAAAGGCATATGTTGGCTTTATTCATGAAGGAGCTAAATAA
- the rplO gene encoding 50S ribosomal protein L15 yields MKLNELEIAEGARKVRNRVGRGESSGNGKTAGRGQKGQKARGKVRLGFEGGQMPLFRRMPKRGFTNINRKEFAVVNLDQLNKFDNGTEVTPALLVESGIIKKELSGIKILANGQLDKSLTVKANKFSASAVTAIEAAGGKTEVI; encoded by the coding sequence ATGAAGCTTAATGAGCTTGAAATTGCCGAAGGTGCACGCAAGGTCCGCAATCGTGTGGGTCGTGGTGAATCTTCTGGTAATGGTAAGACTGCAGGACGTGGTCAAAAAGGGCAAAAGGCTCGTGGTAAGGTACGTTTGGGCTTTGAAGGTGGACAAATGCCTTTGTTCCGTCGTATGCCTAAGCGTGGCTTTACAAACATCAACCGTAAAGAATTTGCGGTTGTTAACTTGGACCAATTGAACAAGTTCGATAATGGTACTGAAGTAACACCAGCATTGTTGGTTGAATCAGGTATTATTAAGAAGGAATTGTCTGGAATCAAGATTTTAGCTAATGGTCAACTTGACAAGTCTTTGACAGTGAAGGCTAACAAGTTCTCAGCATCAGCCGTGACTGCAATTGAAGCAGCCGGTGGTAAGACTGAGGTGATCTAA